CATTTAAATAAGATTGGCATGAACGACATTTCCAGAAAACTCCCCGTTCCGCTCGATGGCGGCGCTCTCGACATTGCCGCAGATAAACGCGCCCTGCTCCGTGACCTTTTCCCGTCGGTCTTTACCGAGACAAAGAACGATCACGACGAGCTCGTCTTTAGTGTCGATTTCGAAAGGCTGAAGGCGGAGTTGGGGGCCTTCACGGAGGTCTTCGAATCACGAAGGGAGCGTTACGGGATGGACTGGCCGGGCAAGAAGGACTGCTTGAAGACTATTCAACACCGGTCATACGCCACACTCAAACCCGTTCCGGAGGAGTCTGTTCGGTGGGACAGCAGCGACAACCTCTTTATAGAGGGTGACAACCTCGAGGTCCTCAAGCTCCTGCAGAAGTCGTACTACGGCAAGGTCAAAATGATCTACATTGACCCGCCGTACAACACCGGCAATGAGTTTATCTACCCTGATAACTACTCCGAGAGCCTCGAGACGTATCTCGCCTACGCGAAACTCACGGACGAAGAAGGCAAGCGTTTCGCCACGAACACAGCGAGCGAAGGGCGCTTCCATACAAAATGGCTCAACATGATGTATCCGCGTCTTTACCTGGCGCGTAACCTTCTTACCGAGGATGGGACGATTTTCGTGTCGATCGACGAGCACGAGATCGAGAACCTCAACCGGTTGATGGACGAGATCTACGGAGAATCGAACCGTATCGCCACCATTGTTTGGAAAGGCGCCACAGACAACAACCCGACTAGGGTTGCCGTTGAGCACGAGTACATCGTTTGTTTCGCGAAGGATATCTCCAGATGCCCCGCCGTTTGGAAGAGCCGGGTAAGCGACGCAAAGGACATGATGCTAGCCAAGTACGAAGAACTGCGCCCCGTGTACTCCAGTCCAGGGGTGATCCAGGAACACTTCCGCCGATTCATCAAGGACAACTCCGAATCGCTCGCGTCCATCACGCACTACAACCTAGTCGACAATGACGGCGTATATACAGGATCTCGGAAGGTCCATAACCCGAAGCCGGGCGGATATGTCTACCGGGTCGAGCATCCTGAAACAGGCGAAAACTGCGTCTTGCCAGCTAATGGGTACCGATTTCCCGAGGAGCGGATGAAGGAGCTTATTCAGCAGAAGAAGATCATTTTCGGTGACGACCATACCCAAATCGTACAGATCAAGGAATACCTCAAAGACTTCGAGGAGAAATTGTCGAGCGTCATCCACTTGGACAGTCGTGCCGGCGCTAACGAGATCGGCCGTCTGCTGGGAAATCGAAAGGTGTTCACAAACCCCAAGCCTTACGAACTGCTCGCGTACATCTTCGATTTTCAGTTAGACAACGGGGACATCCTTCTCGATT
The Cupriavidus taiwanensis LMG 19424 DNA segment above includes these coding regions:
- a CDS encoding site-specific DNA-methyltransferase; the encoded protein is MNDISRKLPVPLDGGALDIAADKRALLRDLFPSVFTETKNDHDELVFSVDFERLKAELGAFTEVFESRRERYGMDWPGKKDCLKTIQHRSYATLKPVPEESVRWDSSDNLFIEGDNLEVLKLLQKSYYGKVKMIYIDPPYNTGNEFIYPDNYSESLETYLAYAKLTDEEGKRFATNTASEGRFHTKWLNMMYPRLYLARNLLTEDGTIFVSIDEHEIENLNRLMDEIYGESNRIATIVWKGATDNNPTRVAVEHEYIVCFAKDISRCPAVWKSRVSDAKDMMLAKYEELRPVYSSPGVIQEHFRRFIKDNSESLASITHYNLVDNDGVYTGSRKVHNPKPGGYVYRVEHPETGENCVLPANGYRFPEERMKELIQQKKIIFGDDHTQIVQIKEYLKDFEEKLSSVIHLDSRAGANEIGRLLGNRKVFTNPKPYELLAYIFDFQLDNGDILLDFFAGSCASAQAVMDLNARDGAKRKFIMVQLPERLDASVKEHKEGLSFCRDNGLPENIAEISKSRLRRALDRYSGEDARQAELTSSDADLGFRVFKLDKSNFRRWQQIGANATVDQIAEQLELHVEHVDPSASQEALLFEILLKAGFRPTAKVETVEMADLPLYSVASGALLICLAHRITKELIDAVAAAEPMHFFCLDSAFGGNDQLKANAVQTFAARNQGREKASQIVFRTV